The following are encoded together in the Cyanobacterium aponinum PCC 10605 genome:
- the aroF gene encoding 3-deoxy-7-phosphoheptulonate synthase, whose product MIVVMKVGTPEPEITRVSDELATWGLTPEKIVGQHKVVIGLVGETASLNPEQIQEISPWIESVLRVEQPFKRASLDYRHGQPSDVVVPTPNGDVVFGLNHPVVVVAGPCSVENEEMIVETAKRVKAAGAKFLRGGAYKPRTSPYAFQGHGESALELLAAAREATGLGIITEVMDTADLDKIAEVADVLQVGARNMQNFSLLKKVGAQSKPVLLKRGMSATISEWLMAAEYILAGGNSNVILCERGIRTFDREYARNVLDLSVIPVLRSLTHLPIMIDPSHGTGKAEYVPSMAMAAIAAGTDSLMIEVHPNPAKALSDGPQSLTPDRFAQVMQELSVIGKTLNRWESPEAVLA is encoded by the coding sequence ATGATTGTTGTAATGAAAGTGGGGACTCCAGAACCAGAAATCACTCGTGTAAGTGATGAATTGGCAACATGGGGTTTAACACCTGAAAAAATCGTTGGACAACACAAAGTTGTAATTGGTTTAGTGGGAGAAACTGCTTCCCTAAATCCTGAACAAATTCAAGAAATTAGTCCTTGGATTGAAAGTGTTTTAAGAGTTGAACAACCTTTCAAAAGAGCCAGTTTAGATTATCGTCATGGACAACCTAGCGATGTAGTTGTACCTACTCCTAATGGCGATGTAGTTTTTGGTTTAAATCATCCTGTGGTAGTGGTAGCAGGTCCTTGTTCGGTAGAAAATGAGGAAATGATTGTTGAAACCGCAAAACGAGTCAAAGCGGCAGGGGCAAAGTTTCTTAGAGGTGGTGCTTATAAACCAAGAACCTCTCCTTATGCTTTTCAGGGACATGGGGAAAGTGCTTTAGAATTATTAGCGGCGGCGAGAGAAGCAACGGGATTAGGAATTATCACAGAAGTCATGGATACTGCTGACTTAGATAAAATTGCTGAAGTGGCGGATGTCTTACAGGTGGGAGCAAGAAATATGCAAAATTTCTCTCTCTTGAAAAAAGTTGGAGCTCAGTCTAAACCTGTTCTCTTAAAAAGAGGAATGTCGGCAACTATTAGTGAATGGTTAATGGCGGCAGAATACATTTTAGCAGGGGGTAATTCTAATGTAATCCTTTGTGAACGTGGTATTCGTACTTTCGATCGAGAATATGCTCGTAATGTCCTTGATTTGTCTGTAATTCCCGTTTTACGTTCTCTAACTCACTTACCGATTATGATTGATCCTAGTCATGGTACTGGTAAGGCAGAATACGTTCCTAGTATGGCAATGGCTGCGATCGCGGCAGGTACAGATTCTTTGATGATAGAAGTACATCCTAACCCTGCAAAAGCCTTATCAGATGGTCCTCAATCTTTGACTCCTGATAGATTTGCTCAAGTAATGCAGGAATTATCTGTTATTGGTAAAACTTTAAATCGTTGGGAATCCCCCGAAGCAGTATTAGCTTAA
- a CDS encoding PAM68 family protein: protein MPSPANRNSLPFEPKKSKNKKVNDKNLSQPKETQRNQTESKVAKSNKGGNSLQGIPEVVSKRMVRRMAVFSGIPTAMGIFSFFAFYAIVSQEWFKIPNTAVLLVSMGLFGLGVLGLSYGILSTSWDEERVGSWWGWSEFVLNFGRFTSAWRNNRQKSLNEE, encoded by the coding sequence ATGCCATCTCCCGCAAATAGAAACTCTTTACCCTTTGAACCAAAAAAGTCTAAGAATAAAAAAGTTAACGACAAAAATTTAAGTCAACCAAAAGAAACTCAACGAAATCAGACTGAGTCTAAGGTGGCAAAATCAAACAAAGGTGGTAACTCCCTTCAAGGGATTCCCGAAGTGGTTAGTAAAAGAATGGTAAGAAGAATGGCTGTTTTTAGTGGTATTCCCACGGCTATGGGTATTTTCTCCTTCTTTGCTTTTTATGCCATTGTTAGTCAGGAGTGGTTCAAGATACCAAATACAGCAGTTTTGTTGGTTAGTATGGGTTTATTTGGTTTGGGTGTGTTAGGTTTAAGTTATGGTATTCTTTCAACGTCTTGGGATGAAGAAAGAGTTGGTAGTTGGTGGGGATGGTCTGAATTTGTCCTCAATTTTGGCAGATTTACTTCGGCTTGGAGAAATAATCGACAAAAATCTCTGAATGAAGAATAA
- the rpsO gene encoding 30S ribosomal protein S15: MSLTQEKKQEIIGLYQIHETDTGSSALQVALLSARISQLTEHLKINKKDHSSRRGLLKLIGQRKRLLGYIKRQRPQDYQELIKKLGIRG; encoded by the coding sequence ATGAGTTTAACCCAAGAGAAAAAACAAGAAATTATTGGTCTATATCAAATTCACGAAACTGATACTGGTTCTTCTGCCTTGCAAGTTGCTTTACTCAGTGCCAGAATTAGTCAATTAACAGAACACCTAAAAATTAACAAAAAAGATCATTCCTCTCGTCGTGGATTGTTAAAATTAATTGGTCAAAGAAAACGTTTATTAGGTTACATTAAGAGACAAAGACCTCAAGATTATCAAGAGTTAATTAAAAAGCTCGGTATTCGTGGTTAA